One Coffea arabica cultivar ET-39 chromosome 5e, Coffea Arabica ET-39 HiFi, whole genome shotgun sequence DNA segment encodes these proteins:
- the LOC113743921 gene encoding uncharacterized protein has protein sequence MSLQTAADEIRCKTFPMFLKGRARLWFQGLAPGSIRSFPELARQFVAQFVFSKTYSKNVAHLMAIRQKPDESLRSFMARFNTENLQIRDKDEKVVMAAFMNGLRAEELFCKLAEKSPRDLEELLTRAHAAANAEEAARLKRESDRELGNRRGRGSHPKSKDGPAKKNFFDRLSKEKTPAQPPLPKKWYTSLTRPRAQILAVIEAEGLGERPPKMGTPRNKRNQDRYCVFHRDVGHDTEGCWPCGRRSRI, from the coding sequence ATGAGTCTGCAAACAGCTGCGGATGAAATCCGTTGCAAGACCTTCCCCATGTTTCTGAAGGGGAGGGCCCGGCTCTGGTTCCAAGGTCTGGCACCGGGGTCCATCCGAAGTTTCCCCGAACTGGCCAGGCAGTTCGTCGCCCAGTTCGTCTTTTCGAAGACTTATTCGAAGAATGTGGCTCACCTTATGGCAATCAGGCAGAAGCCGGACGAGTCACTGAGAAGTTTCATGGCCCGCTTCAACACGGAGAACCTGCAGATCAGGGACAAAGATGAAAAGGTGGTAATGGCCGCCTTCATGAACGGGCTCAGGGCAGAGGAGCTTTTCTGCAAGCTAGCCGAGAAGTCTCCCAGAGATCTGGAGGAGCTCTTGACTAGGGCGCACGCAGCCGCTAACGCAGAGGAGGCGGCACGCCTGAAGAGGGAGTCGGATAGGGAGCTCGGAAATCGAAGAGGACGGGGAAGCCACCCCAAAAGCAAGGATGGCCCGGCCAAGAAGAACTTTTTTGACCGACTCTCAAAGGAGAAAACCCCCGCTCAACCGCCGCTTCCGAAAAAATGGTACACCTCCCTGACTCGACCCAGAGCCCAGATCCTGGCCGTCATAGAGGCGGAGGGCTTAGGGGAACGGCCGCCTAAGATGGGGACACCCCGGAACAAGAGAAACCAGGACCGGTATTGTGTCTTCCACCGTGACGTCGGGCATGACACGGAGGGGTGTTGGCCCTGCGGAAGGAGATCGAGGATCTGA